The Ziziphus jujuba cultivar Dongzao chromosome 3, ASM3175591v1 region GTGGAAAGGGAGGCAAAACCAAGGACGACGGGCTGACTCCCGAGCAGCGCCGAGAAaggtccaattttttttattttttgggttcctGAGAGAAACCCATATcgtaattttgaatattttctttgaatttgcttcaattttttctttttttcttttttttttttgaaaaatttattattattattattatttatttatttatttattcttatggGCAGGGATGCTAAGGCTCTTCAAGAAAAGGCAGCTAAGAAGGCTGCTCAGGCTGCGTCGGGTGGGGGATCGGCCGGAGGTCAAAACAGTAATAAGAaataagagagagagtgaaGTTGTTTGGATTTTGAGATGGTGTGATAATGCTTAAATTTGGATTTGTGGTTGTTGGGATTCCGTGGTTTGTGATCTATGGATACTTGATGCTgcaatgacttttttttttttttaattaatttattattctaaAGAATACTTGTGGATTTGTATCTTATTTTAGATgtgaattaagaaaaaaaataatcaatttgacTTGTTGTTGTCAATTGTCATGTTATAATTTCTAATGGCTTGGTAAATTTGGGTTAATCAAATTGTTCATGATCGTGTGGAATTTATTACTCAATGTCACATTAAGATCTGTAAGTTTTAAAGATTTATTACTCAATGTCACATTAAGATCTGTAAAGTTTAAAGTTTTTGCTTTCTTAGATGTATCTATTGACATAATTGGTTCGCTTGGAATTGAATATTAAGGTGGAAATTTAGCTTTTGGTTACTTATGAGCTTTAAAAATTTACGGTCAATGCGTAATATGTTGATGTTGCTTGGATAATTAACTAAATTTCTGTTCCTTTTTAACATGTGTTTATGGAATGGTTGATCAATGAAGAGGGAGGTGGACAATCTAAGTGGTTGATATGTATTATGCTTATTTGATTCAGTTCTTATAATATGTATTATGTTCTTAAAGACTGTACTTTGGTTGACTTAGCGTGTAACTATGTTGAAAGGGAACAAGAGGTTTGCTCTGCTTTGACTGTTAGTTTAAAGACTGCTTTTCTTAGTGTACATGTATTTTTGTTGAGCAGTTTCTAACATTTATTAAATGGGCATAGGGCTGTATTGGTTGTGCTTGTTTTGCATATGTGTAAATGTTGGTTGATGCAATTTGAGCATTCAAAGGATGCTCTGAAGAACCATCGCATGATTTACATAATTAACTATGTTGATGGGACTTTGTCATTGCCCATGGGCAGAGAGGAAGAGGAGAAGGGGGGGGGGCGGGCGGGGGGTGTGTTTGCAGTGCTAATTATGGCGAGTTTGCTCTAAATTGTCTTTTGACACTGTTATGTAGGGAATCTTGTTGTAATTTATTAAGTCTCTTTGTATGTATGGCATTTTACAAGTGCAGGCTTTTAAAGTATGTAGTTCCTCATTTGgttattgtattaattatatattgtggAATTGTTGAGgtatataattttcttcttaGTATGTACcttttttaaaagaagaaaacaataatttctcATGaacaaattgttttaaatttgtttgcaCCCTTTATATGTTTCCGTGGGTTAAGCAGCACTAATTAGTTTCTTTGTGGTTATTTTGGCTGGTGgctttttttacctttttttaatttcatgtttATTGTGTAGTTTGTCTTATTCCTATTATGTATTGGGGATATCCAGTTAATTAAGTTAGCGACCAAGGGGTTAAGGCGGAACTATGCTGGTTtagtgaaataaaagtgaatattaGATGCGCTAGGGAAGCTAACGTTAGAAACAGAGACCTTCCTGTGCATTTTGTTGTCCTGTATCCCTAGTAT contains the following coding sequences:
- the LOC132803354 gene encoding uncharacterized protein LOC132803354; amino-acid sequence: MTRGNQREKDRERAQARSGKGGKTKDDGLTPEQRRERDAKALQEKAAKKAAQAASGGGSAGGQNSNKK